In Lytechinus variegatus isolate NC3 chromosome 12, Lvar_3.0, whole genome shotgun sequence, a single window of DNA contains:
- the LOC121425420 gene encoding neuropeptide Y receptor type 2-like encodes MDAVKFTPPTDYESSSEALNLFDVGFSNASENDTLLLPIPCHLPEAPIAVKGFIGLLTTIIVILGVFGNVLVCLVVIRRPKMRTVINIFICNLAISDLIYAVLGFPMNITAYLSFVWVLPSFLCKVSVYVPAVMSFVSTLTLSAIAVDRFCLVVYPLLKPINKTRCYIALAIIWLMSTSLTLPIPIFTDIADLSIYFGQKFVLCQETWPWAIRHDRKRYSTAMFLIQFFYPLLLVSIAHTCISIKLSRNVRPGMRGRDSEVRENHRRQRMNRMLSAVVIVFVICWSPLNIFLLLHEFKVSIPCLWMMISQLIAGSSIIMNPILYAWLNDNFRKEFHRLLPFLTCLEDLMPAVSNKSTTGAVSGSNINGNLKRKERPTGATYLQPTAAESTASGATPILNTRKLAVEDTTM; translated from the coding sequence ATGGATGCGGTAAAGTTCACTCCTCCCACGGACTACGAATCCTCATCGGAAGCTCTTAATTTGTTTGATGTGGGTTTCTCCAATGCATCTGAAAACGACACGCTTCTTCTCCCCATCCCCTGTCACCTACCAGAAGCCCCAATCGCAGTTAAAGGCTTCATTGGTCTCCTCACCACCATTATCGTCATCCTTGGAGTTTTTGGAAATGTCCTCGTTTGTCTGGTGGTCATTCGGCGTCCAAAGATGCGAACTGTCATCAATATCTTTATTTGTAATCTCGCCATCTCGGACTTGATATACGCCGTCTTGGGATTTCCCATGAACATCACTGCGTACTTAAGCTTCGTATGGGTACTTCCTAGTTTTCTGTgcaaagtttcagtttatgtccCAGCTGTTATGAGTTTCGTGTCGACACTTACTTTATCCGCCATCGCTGTTGACCGCTTCTGTCTCGTGGTCTATCCACTTCTCAAGCCTATCAACAAGACAAGATGTTACATAGCTCTGGCTATTATCTGGTTGATGAGCACAAGTCTTACTCTACCTATTCCAATCTTTACCGACATTGCAGATCTGAGTATCTACTTCGGGCAAAAATTTGTACTATGTCAAGAAACGTGGCCATGGGCCATTCGCCATGACCGAAAGCGGTACAGCACTGCTATGTTTCTTATCCAGTTCTTTTATCCTCTGCTTCTGGTATCAATTGCTCATACGTGTATATCTATAAAGCTCAGTAGAAATGTGCGACCGGGAATGCGTGGCCGGGACAGTGAGGTTAGGGAAAATCATCGTCGGCAACGAATGAATCGCATGTTATCGGCAGTGGTCATTGTTTTCGTGATTTGCTGGTCGCCGCTAAACATTTTTCTTCTCTTGCATGAATTCAAAGTATCTATACCATGCTTATGGATGATGATCTCTCAATTAATCGCAGGAAGCAGCATAATCATGAACCCCATCCTTTACGCCTGGTTGAATGACAATTTCCGGAAGGAATTCCATCGTCTGTTGCCTTTCCTCACTTGTTTAGAGGACCTTATGCCTGCTGTATCCAACAAGAGTACAACAGGAGCAGTGTCCGGGTCTAACATCAATGGGAACCTCAAGCGTAAGGAACGACCCACCGGAGCAACCTACCTCCAGCCCACAGCGGCTGAGAGTACCGCTTCTGGAGCTACTCCTATTCTCAACACCCGCAAACTTGCTGTAGAGGATACAACCATGTAA